ctttggctcagggtgtgatcccggcgttctgggatcgagccccacatcaggctcctctgctatgagcctgcttcttcctctcccactccccctgcttgtgttacctctctcgctggctgtctcgatctctgtcaaataaataaataaaatcttaaaaaaaaaaatacattttgagaattttaaaatttttggaaaagtgaTCTGTAATGACTGCGTTCACTGCAATTATTATTAcccactttttccattttttactcACTTTCATTCTCTTGTAGTATGGCTTTCTGATTCTTtcgaattttctttaaaaaatctctcctcctttcccttgaTATAtagttcacatggaacattcttacCCCGATAGGCCCAGTCTCAGGATGTACTTACATACCTATTTATAGGCTTATGAttgatttctttctgtctccaccAGACCTCAGCTTTCTGAAAGCAGAGATAATAATGTCTTCTTTGGCTTAATTTTGTCCTCACATGTTGAGCGCAATGAGTTGGCTCGTAGTGGGTGCTCATTGGTATGTATTCTATGAAAGCATCCCCCCATTCGTTCTCCGTTCTGTTTTGCATACAGTGCCAGGTCATGCTGGTCGACTGGTGTTTGGGTTCCTGAACGGCAAGGCCTGCGTGATGATGCAGGGCAGGTTCCACATGTACGAAGGCTACTCCATCTCGAAGGTAAATCAGGGGCATAAGCCTGGATGGATCTGGAAGAAGAGGGAGCGAGTTCTCAATACTATTTTATTACCTAGCTATGTGGGCTAGATAGATTTtggtcccttcctttctcttctttcaagatCTATATCGCGCATATCTGTGCGGGTAGGTTGGTGAAATTTTAGAGAACACTTTCTGATCTTTTATCTTGTGCTTGTAAGGTGACATTCCCAGTGAGGGTTTTCTTCCTCATGGGTGTGGACACCCTAGTGGTCACCAATGCAGCTGGAGGACTCAACCCTGAGTTTGAGGTCGGAGATATCATGCTGATCCGTGATCACATCAACTTACCTGGCTTCAGTGGTGTGAACCCTCTTATAGGGCCCAATGATGAAAGGTATATAtcttgctttttaagtttttttatagCTGGGTAGGGTTTAAGGACTTGTCTGGGAGTCAGAAGAGGGTTCATATGGTTCCAATAATCTGAGATTCTAACCTGTGCCCTAGGTTTGGACTTCGTTTCCCTGCCATGTCCGATGCCTATGACCGGGATATGAGACAGACGGCTCACAGGGTCTGGAAAGAgatggggcagcagagggagctAAAGGAAGGCACCTATGTGATGCTGGCGGGCCCCTCCTTTGAGACTGTGGCAGAGTGTTGGCTGCTGCAGAAGCTGGGAGCAGATGCTGTCGGTGAGAAGGGGAACTTGGCTGGAGGCTTGAAGAAGGAGGGACGTGGTAGAAATAGGGACGGAAAGGGGTAAAAGACTGTAGACCTAGATGGTGAATTGAGAGAGGATCTGACTTAAGGGAAGATCAAGTTAAACTGATTGGAAAGGGGTTGAGATTTGGTGTGTTGTCAGCATCAAACCTCCCCACCCAGCACCTCGGGGCCGGAGCAGCTGGGATGCTAATGGCCCATCCACGATCCATGACTATTTGTAAGGAGCGTTCTGAAAAATATTATAGCCACTTTGTGTACCTCTGGCTGGAAGATGGAACTGCGTCCTTAGAACTGACTTCAAAATGACcagaaacagatacagaaataatGGGAATATTTATAAGTAATATGTAAGGCCCTCTGAGGCCCCACTTTGAAGCAATACGGAACCACCTAAGCTAGACAGGAAATTAGCTGCTTCTTTGGATGAGTTTTTGAGGTGTTAAATTGGCAGTGAGGTAATGAATGGAGATGAGGCTGAAGGGTGAAGGAAAGAATCCTTTGAGGACCCTGACGGTTGATTTCCTCTCGCTCCTCTTCAGGCATGAGCACAGTGCCGGAAGTTATCGTTGCAAGGCACTGTGGACTTCGAGTCTTTGGCTTTTCCCTCATCACAAACAAAGTCGTCTTTGATTATGAAAGCAAGGAGAAGGTCAATCACGAGGAAGTACTAGAGGCTGGGAGACAAGCTGCACAAAAGTTGGAAGAGTTTGTCTCTATTCTTATGATGAGTATCCCACCACCTGCCGAAGTCAGCTAACCAGCCCTGCAGCAGTCCAGACTCTCCCCCATGGGATCCACATAGCTACTACCTGCTTCGGCCCCTTGCTGGGGTCCCGTGCCTCTGCCCTTCAGTAgtaggagaagggggagggagatcCTTATCCTTCACCTTCCCCATTTCTCTCACCAGACCCCTCTTGTGCTGGCTCTGCTTTTGCTCAGTTATCTCAAAGCAGTTATcatcccctgccccccgccccccgcttctTCCCCAAGAGCTAGAGCCCGAGCCCTGCCGTGTCTGTGCCCTGGGTGTCACTTGCGCTGTTGAACTTGGCACAGTAGCTACTGCTGTCCTTTTGATGGAACACTTTCACATTCCTGGGGACCGGTTCTGCCTCCTCCAAAGCACTAGAGCCCACACAAGGGCCAGGCCGATCCAATACCCCTTGGACTTTTGTATTTCCctattttgagaataaaaagaaggaTGAAATAATATCTTCATTTTCGTGCAGTTTAGGATGAGGGTAGGGGCACAGGCCGAGTTTGGCATGAAAGACAGATCCCATGTCCCCTGTGATTCCCTGCTTCCGAGACAAGCAGCTAAGAACTGATGAGGTGGTGTGTGAATGCATGGAAGGATGAAAGAAAGCCAAGGAGGAAAGATACAGAGGTTAGAAAATAAGGAAGGGCTAATGTCTGGCGCAAGACAGCCCCTTTCCTCAGACCAGTCTTGCCTCGGTCCTTTGCCTTCTGATTGCTTCACACCCTGTCTGCCCTCTCATGAATATCTGAATGGCTTCACTGGTCTCAGCTGTTCTACGGTTGCCATTTCCCTCTTATTCCCTGCCATATTTCCCGTTGGTTTCTTTCTGTCCCCTACCCTAACTTCTGCCATACTTAACGGCAAGCCCACATTCCTTCTCTGCATTCTGGCCATGCAGAGGCGAATACCTCTTTCTGTGCTGCCTGTCACCCCGCTACAGATTAGAGTCCTGCCAGCCCCAGGCGAACTTGTGAAGTTGGCTCATACTCTTACTCTTTgagcacctccctccctcctattGCTTCCTTTCTGGTTCTgatctttctcttcatttgtgcTTGGTCAGAACCCCCCTGTGACACGGCATCCAGGAATTGCCCTTTGCTGGCTCACTGTGCTATTCTGTGCACTTATCAGTCTGCAGTCAGCTGGCCGGCGTGTTGCAAAACCACACTACTTTCCCAGGCTTCTTTGCCTTTTGGGAAGAGATCGAGTTGGGTGAGCCACTAATAGTAGCGATATGTCAGTTGTCCActgcaaatttttaaaacctctcaAACCATCCTTTGTTTGTAGCTGACCTACCTACCTGAGCCCAGCACAAAAAAACACTGTGGA
This DNA window, taken from Ailuropoda melanoleuca isolate Jingjing chromosome 20, ASM200744v2, whole genome shotgun sequence, encodes the following:
- the PNP gene encoding purine nucleoside phosphorylase; this encodes MEKRYTYDDYQKTSEWLLSRTKHRPQVAVICGSGLGSLAGKVTEAQSFDYSEIPNFPQSTVPGHAGRLVFGFLNGKACVMMQGRFHMYEGYSISKVTFPVRVFFLMGVDTLVVTNAAGGLNPEFEVGDIMLIRDHINLPGFSGVNPLIGPNDERFGLRFPAMSDAYDRDMRQTAHRVWKEMGQQRELKEGTYVMLAGPSFETVAECWLLQKLGADAVGMSTVPEVIVARHCGLRVFGFSLITNKVVFDYESKEKVNHEEVLEAGRQAAQKLEEFVSILMMSIPPPAEVS